From Coturnix japonica isolate 7356 chromosome 1, Coturnix japonica 2.1, whole genome shotgun sequence, the proteins below share one genomic window:
- the RAD51AP1 gene encoding RAD51-associated protein 1 isoform X1: MCRSASSVNGGWLSPAAAAMAGMARRNRKIVNYSEFGDFEDGDEDFACIAAPLTKKSRTQPKEPKKEKKKQQKTQKELTPSQKQLPVGRTSLDDSFCERDLNVTVALSIKEKSANIHEVQNSKEQGYCLSPVLDDDLPRNGCRQMTTSFTAFSHQKLLTTDSCNRDHVTDSEPVTVPDEESEVDSDYSEGNDEDSAMENMKFKGNKKEIKRQSGKENKTPKSENTTTELKCKQAQKMSTSAEPVGRPLCTSSPVTNRKPKWTPPAATGTSNNSVKYASVKSPTQCLRLGLSRLARVKPLHPNPTSR; this comes from the exons ATGTGCCGTTCTGCGAGCAGCGTCAACGGCGGGTGGCTGTCGCCGGCTGCCGCGGCGATGGCCGGGATGGCGAGGAG GAACAGGAAAATTGTTAATTATTCAGAATTTGGGGACTTTGAAGATGGTG ATGAAGACTTTGCCTGCATAGCTGCACCTTTGACAAAAAAATCCAGAACGCAGCCTAAGGAaccaaaaaaggagaaaaagaagcagcaaaaaacacaaaaagaattGACTCCATCACAAAAACAGTTACCCGTTGGAAG AACATCCTTGGATGACAGTTTCTGTGAGAGGGATTTGAACGTTACTGTGGCCTTGTCCATCAAGGAAAAATCGGCAAATATTCATGAAGTGCAAAATTCAAAAGAACAAGGTTATT GTCTCAGTCCGGTTCTAGATGATGACTTACCTAGGAATGGCTGCAGGCAAATGACAACATCATTTACAGCTTTCTCGCATCAGAAGTTACTGACCACTGACAGCTGTAACAGAGATCATGTTACTGACTCTGAACCAGTGACTGTACCAG ATGAGGAATCAGAAGTAGATTCAGATTATAGTGAAGGTAATGATGAGGACTCTGCtatggaaaatatgaaattcaaaggaaataaaaaggaaataaagaggcagtctggaaaagaaaataagactcCTAAATCTGAGAATACTACTACTG AACTGAAATGTAAGCAAGCACAAAAGATGTCCACATCTGCAGAACCAGTTGGAAGGCCTTTATGCACATCAAGTCCTGTAACAAACAGGAAGCCCAAATGGACACCACCAG ctgcAACAGGAACAAGTAACAACTCTGTGAAATACGCTTCAGTTAAATCACCTACTCAGTGTCTTAGGCTTGGCCTTTCCAGACTAGCAAGAGTCAAACCACTGCATCCCAATCCCACCAGCAGATAA
- the RAD51AP1 gene encoding RAD51-associated protein 1 isoform X2 gives MCRSASSVNGGWLSPAAAAMAGMARRNRKIVNYSEFGDFEDGDEDFACIAAPLTKKSRTQPKEPKKEKKKQQKTQKELTPSQKQLPVGRTSLDDSFCERDLNVTVALSIKEKSANIHEVQNSKEQGLSPVLDDDLPRNGCRQMTTSFTAFSHQKLLTTDSCNRDHVTDSEPVTVPDEESEVDSDYSEGNDEDSAMENMKFKGNKKEIKRQSGKENKTPKSENTTTELKCKQAQKMSTSAEPVGRPLCTSSPVTNRKPKWTPPAATGTSNNSVKYASVKSPTQCLRLGLSRLARVKPLHPNPTSR, from the exons ATGTGCCGTTCTGCGAGCAGCGTCAACGGCGGGTGGCTGTCGCCGGCTGCCGCGGCGATGGCCGGGATGGCGAGGAG GAACAGGAAAATTGTTAATTATTCAGAATTTGGGGACTTTGAAGATGGTG ATGAAGACTTTGCCTGCATAGCTGCACCTTTGACAAAAAAATCCAGAACGCAGCCTAAGGAaccaaaaaaggagaaaaagaagcagcaaaaaacacaaaaagaattGACTCCATCACAAAAACAGTTACCCGTTGGAAG AACATCCTTGGATGACAGTTTCTGTGAGAGGGATTTGAACGTTACTGTGGCCTTGTCCATCAAGGAAAAATCGGCAAATATTCATGAAGTGCAAAATTCAAAAGAACAAG GTCTCAGTCCGGTTCTAGATGATGACTTACCTAGGAATGGCTGCAGGCAAATGACAACATCATTTACAGCTTTCTCGCATCAGAAGTTACTGACCACTGACAGCTGTAACAGAGATCATGTTACTGACTCTGAACCAGTGACTGTACCAG ATGAGGAATCAGAAGTAGATTCAGATTATAGTGAAGGTAATGATGAGGACTCTGCtatggaaaatatgaaattcaaaggaaataaaaaggaaataaagaggcagtctggaaaagaaaataagactcCTAAATCTGAGAATACTACTACTG AACTGAAATGTAAGCAAGCACAAAAGATGTCCACATCTGCAGAACCAGTTGGAAGGCCTTTATGCACATCAAGTCCTGTAACAAACAGGAAGCCCAAATGGACACCACCAG ctgcAACAGGAACAAGTAACAACTCTGTGAAATACGCTTCAGTTAAATCACCTACTCAGTGTCTTAGGCTTGGCCTTTCCAGACTAGCAAGAGTCAAACCACTGCATCCCAATCCCACCAGCAGATAA